One Algibacter sp. L3A6 genomic region harbors:
- a CDS encoding DNA double-strand break repair nuclease NurA — MENEFKGRVIFSENYKTTIDSIKLINKSVTSRATIVKASNESLDLSDSSDIRIIKGYEEVTKILSENLKQADVLCAYDESILELNSLEGKVRCTVHNSVIQSKKEYVPAAYVTLKFYTKSNLISGKATEFSDIIRTDDVPGDLSKEYVKERAYFLSKAAPSNSLIFIDGSMFSGASTSGNFVLIDYLLSKNCRPVFFVKNSESTIITERFNFARGYNSDLHWAYVNLKTGNVSPVFAYTSKEGRSKAMCFMKVFDNRSPVRIEFPLKAFEEGWYGDDVFDLIYYQYLANGSSNNMQPRIIQVSEMYAREVLKSTNLYKEIERMGLTKSMNEERSFN; from the coding sequence ATGGAAAACGAGTTCAAAGGGAGAGTGATTTTTTCTGAAAATTATAAAACCACTATTGATTCTATAAAATTAATAAATAAATCGGTTACTAGTCGAGCTACAATAGTTAAGGCTAGTAATGAGTCACTAGATCTTTCTGATAGTTCAGATATTAGAATAATTAAAGGTTATGAAGAGGTAACCAAAATTTTATCTGAAAATTTAAAGCAGGCCGATGTTTTATGTGCTTATGATGAATCTATTTTAGAACTTAACTCTCTAGAAGGGAAAGTGAGGTGTACTGTGCATAACTCAGTCATACAAAGCAAAAAAGAGTATGTTCCTGCTGCTTATGTTACCTTAAAATTCTATACTAAATCTAATTTGATTTCAGGGAAAGCAACTGAATTTTCGGATATAATTAGAACAGATGATGTTCCTGGGGATTTATCAAAAGAGTATGTAAAAGAGAGAGCATATTTTCTTTCTAAAGCAGCTCCTTCTAATTCATTAATCTTTATTGACGGTTCAATGTTTTCAGGTGCCTCAACTAGTGGGAATTTTGTGTTAATAGATTATTTACTTTCTAAGAACTGTCGACCTGTGTTTTTTGTTAAAAATAGTGAGAGTACGATAATAACTGAACGATTTAATTTTGCAAGAGGATATAATTCTGACTTGCATTGGGCTTATGTTAATTTAAAAACGGGTAACGTATCTCCTGTATTTGCATACACTTCTAAAGAAGGTAGAAGTAAAGCAATGTGCTTCATGAAAGTTTTTGATAATAGAAGTCCTGTTAGAATTGAGTTTCCATTAAAAGCTTTTGAAGAAGGTTGGTATGGTGATGATGTATTTGATTTGATATACTACCAGTATCTTGCAAATGGTAGCTCCAATAACATGCAGCCAAGAATTATTCAAGTATCTGAAATGTACGCTAGAGAGGTCTTAAAATCCACTAATTTATATAAAGAAATTGAAAGAATGGGACTAACTAAAAGTATGAACGAAGAAAGAAGTTTTAATTAA
- a CDS encoding helix-turn-helix domain-containing protein, whose product MKTLGETLKEARDKTHLILRKVSDEVSIDQSLISKFEKNERKPTKEQLLRLADFYNLSQKDLIISWYSEKIAEDLKYSESTAEILKVAEEKINYYKTQDNGK is encoded by the coding sequence ATGAAAACTTTAGGAGAAACCCTTAAAGAAGCTCGAGATAAAACTCATTTAATCCTTAGAAAAGTATCAGATGAAGTTAGTATCGACCAATCTCTTATTAGTAAGTTTGAGAAAAACGAGCGGAAACCCACAAAAGAACAACTCCTAAGGCTTGCAGATTTTTATAATCTGTCTCAAAAAGATTTAATAATAAGTTGGTATTCAGAAAAAATCGCAGAAGATTTAAAATACTCAGAATCAACTGCCGAAATTTTAAAAGTGGCAGAAGAAAAGATTAACTATTACAAAACTCAAGATAATGGCAAATAA
- a CDS encoding DNA cytosine methyltransferase, which translates to MANKKIKVAELFAGVGGFRLGLEKSNFEIVWSNQWEPSTKKQHASEVYEARFGKENHSNEDINQVVTRDVEEIPDHELLVGGFPCQDYSVATTLHNSKGLKGKKGVLWWSIHSILENKKNKPKYLFLENVDRLLKSPANQRGRDFAVMLQSLNDLGYAVEWRVINAAEYGMPQRRRRVFFIGYHKSTVTYKKLVKSSKIGWLTEDGTIARAFPVAKNIKIQEVELKGNLVEITNEFNKDAKLSPFLNTGMLVKGKVYTTKSEPEYKGPKTKLRDLIQNGEVTNEFFIADKKLKTPKIITNRDGSKRTITTEVEMWEYLKGSKKEKRITQNGFEYNYGEGAMIYPDSLDNASRTIITGEGGKSPSRFKHVVDSDRGLRRLTPIELERLNMFPDNHTKLEGITDAKRAFFMGNALVVGVIEKIGKELYNKIING; encoded by the coding sequence ATGGCAAATAAAAAAATAAAAGTAGCAGAATTGTTTGCTGGAGTTGGCGGTTTCAGGCTTGGACTTGAAAAAAGTAATTTTGAAATCGTATGGAGCAATCAATGGGAACCTTCAACAAAAAAGCAACATGCTTCAGAAGTTTATGAAGCACGCTTTGGGAAAGAGAACCATTCAAATGAAGATATTAATCAAGTTGTAACAAGAGATGTTGAAGAAATCCCAGATCACGAACTATTAGTTGGAGGATTCCCTTGTCAAGATTATTCTGTAGCGACAACTTTACATAACTCTAAAGGATTAAAAGGAAAGAAAGGAGTGCTTTGGTGGTCGATACATAGTATATTAGAAAATAAAAAAAACAAACCTAAATATTTGTTTTTAGAGAATGTAGATAGACTTTTAAAATCTCCTGCAAACCAAAGAGGTCGTGATTTTGCAGTAATGCTTCAAAGTTTAAATGATTTAGGCTACGCTGTAGAATGGCGAGTTATTAATGCTGCTGAATACGGAATGCCGCAAAGGCGAAGACGCGTATTCTTTATTGGCTACCATAAATCTACAGTTACGTACAAAAAACTTGTGAAGTCTAGCAAAATAGGTTGGCTAACAGAAGATGGAACTATAGCTAGAGCTTTTCCTGTTGCAAAAAACATTAAAATTCAAGAAGTTGAACTAAAAGGAAATTTAGTTGAAATAACTAATGAATTTAATAAAGACGCAAAATTGTCCCCCTTTCTTAATACAGGAATGCTTGTTAAAGGAAAAGTGTACACAACTAAAAGCGAACCAGAATATAAAGGTCCAAAAACAAAACTTCGAGACTTAATCCAAAATGGAGAAGTAACTAACGAATTTTTCATAGCAGATAAAAAATTAAAAACGCCAAAAATTATTACAAATAGGGATGGCTCTAAACGAACTATCACCACAGAAGTAGAAATGTGGGAATATTTAAAAGGCTCTAAAAAGGAGAAAAGAATTACCCAAAATGGTTTTGAATATAATTATGGTGAAGGCGCAATGATTTACCCAGACTCACTTGACAATGCATCCAGAACAATAATTACAGGAGAAGGGGGGAAATCTCCATCACGCTTCAAGCATGTTGTTGATTCCGATAGAGGATTAAGGCGATTAACACCTATTGAACTAGAAAGGCTAAATATGTTTCCTGATAACCACACAAAACTAGAGGGAATAACGGATGCAAAAAGAGCTTTTTTCATGGGTAACGCTTTAGTGGTTGGAGTTATTGAAAAAATAGGAAAAGAACTATACAATAAAATTATAAATGGATAA
- a CDS encoding tryptophan-rich sensory protein, which produces MKKQLQIINGVAFVCVIVMNYLSNTGLLNNTTIGEVSKDYNTLFTPAGYAFSIWGIIYLLLLGFIIYQGRSLFVKVRNDDFILKTGWWFPISCIANCAWIVTWIYGYTLISSIFIFIILFSLLQIVLKNSMELVDEPISVILFLWWPFVIYSGWITVASIANVSAVLVKYNWDGFGLSPTFWAIALIGIATIINLMVTWKRNMREFALVGAWALIAIYVANSDANTTVAFTAAVAAAFLIISSSTHAFINRETNPAIKCKEYLDARKN; this is translated from the coding sequence ATGAAAAAACAATTACAAATAATTAACGGTGTCGCTTTTGTATGTGTTATTGTAATGAACTATTTATCTAACACAGGTTTATTAAATAACACCACCATAGGGGAGGTTTCTAAAGATTATAACACCTTATTTACTCCTGCAGGTTATGCGTTTTCCATTTGGGGAATTATCTATTTGCTCTTGTTAGGGTTTATTATCTACCAAGGACGCAGTCTATTTGTAAAAGTTAGAAACGACGATTTTATTTTAAAAACAGGTTGGTGGTTTCCAATCTCTTGTATTGCAAATTGTGCTTGGATTGTAACCTGGATTTACGGTTACACCTTAATATCGTCCATATTTATCTTTATCATTCTATTTTCGCTACTACAAATTGTGCTTAAAAACAGCATGGAATTGGTAGACGAGCCAATTTCAGTTATTCTCTTTTTATGGTGGCCCTTTGTAATTTATAGCGGCTGGATTACCGTTGCTAGTATTGCAAACGTATCGGCCGTTTTGGTAAAATACAATTGGGATGGTTTTGGGTTATCGCCAACATTTTGGGCTATAGCATTAATAGGTATCGCAACCATAATAAACTTAATGGTAACCTGGAAACGAAACATGCGCGAGTTTGCACTTGTTGGTGCTTGGGCTTTAATAGCTATTTATGTAGCTAATAGCGACGCCAATACTACTGTAGCTTTTACTGCAGCAGTTGCTGCGGCTTTTTTAATTATAAGCAGTTCTACGCATGCCTTTATTAACCGAGAAACAAACCCGGCGATTAAGTGTAAGGAGTATTTAGATGCTAGGAAAAACTAA
- a CDS encoding YgiQ family radical SAM protein: protein MQDLKLSDWLPTTNKEVKIRGWEALDVILFSGDAYVDHPTFGPAVIGRMLESFGLRVAIVPQPNVNDNLQDFVKLGQPKMFFGVTGGCMDPMISNYNANKKRRDKDAYTPNGDIGFRPDYATTVYSKILKEKWPDTPVLIGGIEASLRRVTHYDYWSDKLLPSILETSKADMLVYGMGEQPLREVVRLLERGVPFSSINTVLQTAVLLDEGEKIPKNSNWEDVEIASHEVCLKDKKKYASNFKVIEQESNKLAARRIFQKIGDKTLMINPPYPTMTEAEIDASFDYPYTRLPHPKYNKRGPIPAFEMIKFSINIHRGCFGGCSFCTISAHQGKFIASRSQESILKEVDTVANMPDFKGYLSDIGGPSANMYQMKGKVQSICDKCVAPSCISPVICSNLDTSHKPLTELYQAVDSHPKVKKSFIGSGIRHDMLVPEFNKNADPKELDAYTEEVMTKHVSGRLKVAPEHTSDPVLKLMRKPSFSYFHKFKERFDKINIAKGLKLQLIPYFISNHPACEVEDMANLAAETKDMGFQLEQVQGFTPTPMTVATVIYYSGYHPYTLKKVNTPITRKEKDEQHRFFFWYKDENKDWIKKTLNKLGRQDLLKVLLPEKTEKWRKNTPNGDAKHTFDDAVPFNKRKNKAKFKSKKKRR from the coding sequence ATGCAAGATTTAAAACTTTCGGATTGGTTACCTACCACAAACAAAGAGGTGAAAATACGCGGATGGGAAGCACTAGATGTTATCCTTTTCAGTGGCGACGCTTATGTAGATCACCCAACGTTTGGGCCTGCAGTTATTGGTCGTATGCTAGAGAGTTTTGGCTTGCGTGTAGCTATTGTACCGCAACCTAACGTAAACGATAATCTTCAGGATTTTGTGAAATTGGGACAGCCAAAAATGTTTTTTGGTGTTACCGGTGGTTGTATGGATCCCATGATTAGCAACTATAACGCGAATAAAAAACGCCGTGATAAGGATGCTTATACACCAAACGGTGATATTGGGTTTCGTCCGGATTACGCAACAACGGTTTATTCTAAAATTTTAAAAGAAAAATGGCCAGATACACCCGTTTTAATTGGTGGTATCGAGGCGTCATTACGTCGTGTGACACATTACGATTATTGGAGCGATAAATTATTGCCTTCTATTTTAGAAACTTCGAAAGCCGATATGTTGGTTTACGGTATGGGCGAACAACCCTTGCGTGAAGTAGTGCGTTTGCTAGAAAGAGGCGTGCCATTTAGTAGTATAAATACGGTATTGCAAACGGCTGTGCTTTTAGATGAAGGTGAAAAAATACCAAAAAATAGTAATTGGGAAGATGTTGAAATTGCTTCGCATGAAGTCTGTTTAAAGGATAAGAAAAAATACGCGTCTAACTTTAAAGTGATAGAGCAGGAGTCTAATAAATTGGCTGCGCGGCGTATTTTTCAGAAAATTGGGGATAAAACCTTAATGATAAATCCGCCGTATCCAACGATGACGGAAGCTGAAATTGATGCTTCTTTCGATTACCCATATACACGTTTACCACACCCAAAATATAATAAGCGCGGACCGATACCTGCGTTCGAAATGATTAAGTTTTCCATTAACATCCACCGTGGATGCTTTGGTGGTTGTAGCTTTTGTACCATTTCGGCACACCAAGGCAAATTTATTGCCTCTCGTAGTCAAGAATCTATTTTAAAGGAAGTGGATACCGTTGCTAATATGCCAGATTTTAAAGGCTATTTAAGTGATATTGGTGGGCCAAGTGCCAACATGTATCAAATGAAAGGGAAAGTGCAGTCTATTTGCGATAAATGTGTGGCGCCTTCTTGTATTTCGCCAGTAATTTGTAGCAATTTAGATACCTCTCACAAGCCTTTAACCGAATTGTATCAAGCGGTTGATAGTCATCCAAAAGTTAAAAAGTCATTCATTGGTTCGGGTATTCGTCACGATATGTTGGTGCCGGAATTTAATAAAAATGCCGATCCTAAAGAATTAGATGCTTACACGGAAGAGGTGATGACGAAGCATGTTTCGGGCCGACTTAAAGTAGCGCCAGAACATACTAGTGATCCTGTTTTAAAACTAATGCGTAAACCATCGTTTAGTTACTTCCATAAGTTTAAAGAGCGTTTCGATAAAATTAATATTGCTAAAGGTTTAAAACTTCAGTTAATTCCTTACTTTATATCGAATCATCCGGCTTGTGAAGTAGAAGATATGGCAAACCTAGCTGCCGAAACTAAAGATATGGGTTTCCAGTTAGAGCAAGTACAAGGGTTTACACCAACACCAATGACGGTGGCTACGGTAATTTATTACAGTGGTTACCATCCATACACGCTTAAAAAAGTAAACACGCCAATTACTAGAAAAGAAAAAGACGAACAACACCGTTTTTTCTTCTGGTATAAAGATGAAAATAAAGACTGGATTAAAAAGACTTTAAACAAATTAGGGCGTCAAGATTTACTAAAAGTGTTACTACCCGAGAAAACAGAGAAGTGGCGTAAAAACACACCTAATGGTGATGCTAAACATACCTTTGATGATGCTGTTCCTTTTAATAAGCGCAAAAACAAAGCGAAATTTAAAAGTAAGAAGAAGCGTCGTTAA
- a CDS encoding ABC-F family ATP-binding cassette domain-containing protein yields MISVDNLAVEFSGTTLFSDVSFTINENDKIALMGKNGAGKSTMMKIIAGVQKSTRGHVRCPKEAIIAYLPQHLLTEDDTTVFDEASKAFSHVYTMRDEMEGLNKQLETRTDYESDEYMKIIERVSDLGEKYYALEDVNYDAEVEKALKGLGFKQEDFTRNTNEFSGGWRMRIELAKILLQKPDLILLDEPTNHIDIESVIWLEDFLLNKAKAVVVISHDKAFIDNITNRTIEVTMGRIYDYKANYTHYLQLREDRRAHQIKAYQEQQRFIADNQAFIDRFKGTFSKTNQVTSRERMLEKLEIIEVDDIDTSALKLRFPKTQRSGDYPVTVKDVSKSYGEHVVFNNANMSIARGEKVCFVGRNGEGKSTMIKAILGEIDVEGECSLGHNVKVGYFAQNQAALLDEELTIFQTVDEVAKGDVRTQIKNILGRFMFKGDDIDKKVSVLSGGEKTRLAMVKLLLEPVNLLILDEPTNHLDLKSKDVLKEALQDFDGTLILVSHDRDFLQGLSNKVFEFKEKRVIEHFETIDDFLVRNRIESLKAIDL; encoded by the coding sequence ATGATTTCAGTTGATAATTTAGCCGTAGAATTTAGTGGAACCACACTATTTAGTGATGTATCGTTTACTATTAATGAAAATGATAAAATTGCCTTAATGGGGAAAAATGGTGCTGGAAAATCAACAATGATGAAAATTATTGCTGGTGTGCAAAAATCTACTCGCGGGCATGTACGTTGCCCAAAGGAAGCCATTATAGCCTACTTACCACAGCACTTATTAACTGAAGATGATACTACCGTTTTCGATGAAGCTTCTAAAGCGTTTAGCCACGTGTATACCATGCGTGACGAAATGGAAGGTTTAAATAAACAATTGGAAACACGCACAGATTACGAATCGGACGAGTACATGAAAATTATTGAGCGTGTATCCGATTTAGGTGAAAAATATTATGCTCTAGAAGATGTAAATTATGATGCTGAAGTTGAAAAAGCCTTAAAAGGTTTAGGTTTTAAGCAGGAAGATTTTACTAGAAACACCAACGAATTTAGTGGTGGATGGCGCATGCGTATAGAATTAGCTAAAATTTTATTACAGAAACCAGACCTTATATTGTTAGATGAGCCTACCAACCACATCGATATAGAATCTGTAATTTGGTTAGAAGATTTTTTACTGAATAAAGCTAAAGCTGTAGTCGTTATATCTCACGATAAAGCCTTTATTGATAATATTACAAACCGCACCATAGAAGTCACTATGGGGCGCATTTATGATTATAAAGCCAACTACACGCATTACTTGCAATTGCGAGAAGATAGGCGTGCACATCAAATAAAGGCTTACCAAGAACAACAGCGTTTTATTGCCGATAACCAAGCGTTTATAGATCGTTTTAAGGGTACGTTTTCTAAAACCAACCAAGTCACATCGCGTGAACGTATGTTGGAAAAATTAGAAATTATTGAAGTGGACGATATTGATACGTCTGCCTTAAAATTACGTTTTCCAAAAACGCAGCGTTCTGGCGATTATCCGGTTACGGTTAAAGATGTTTCGAAATCTTACGGCGAGCATGTGGTATTTAATAATGCTAATATGTCTATTGCCCGTGGCGAAAAAGTATGTTTTGTAGGTCGAAATGGTGAGGGTAAATCTACTATGATTAAAGCTATTTTAGGCGAAATTGATGTAGAAGGCGAATGCAGTTTAGGGCATAATGTAAAGGTTGGATACTTTGCTCAAAACCAAGCCGCTTTGTTGGACGAAGAATTAACCATTTTTCAAACCGTAGACGAGGTTGCTAAAGGCGATGTGCGTACACAAATTAAAAATATTTTAGGTCGTTTTATGTTTAAAGGCGACGATATCGATAAAAAAGTAAGTGTGCTTTCTGGTGGTGAAAAAACAAGATTAGCCATGGTGAAACTTTTACTAGAGCCGGTTAACTTGCTTATTCTCGATGAACCTACAAATCACTTAGATTTAAAATCGAAAGATGTTTTAAAAGAAGCGTTACAAGATTTTGATGGCACGCTTATTTTGGTGTCGCACGATAGAGATTTTCTACAAGGTTTATCAAATAAAGTATTCGAATTTAAAGAAAAACGTGTTATTGAACATTTTGAAACAATTGACGATTTCTTGGTTAGAAACAGGATAGAAAGCCTAAAAGCTATCGATTTGTAG